The Sulfurospirillum oryzae genome includes a region encoding these proteins:
- a CDS encoding biotin synthase translates to MKKSIFLCAISNISSGSCAEDCGFCTQSARHHADIERYRYKPVEQIVFEAKNAANNGAIGFCLVTSGLGLDDKKLAFVCEAARAVRSELPEFNLIACNGIASVDQLKTLKAAGINSYNHNLESAQSFYNKICTTHSWEARYQTCLNVKEAGLSLCSGGIFGLGESKEERTSFIESVKSLTPDTMPLNFYIQNPALPLKAAPLSEEEALAIITEVRAALPQTRLMVAGGRETTFTSPNCDIFKAGADAIVIGDYLTTKGQLPKKDREMLERLGYEIATSCHA, encoded by the coding sequence ATGAAAAAATCAATTTTTTTATGTGCCATATCAAATATCTCTAGCGGAAGCTGTGCCGAAGATTGTGGATTCTGTACCCAAAGTGCCCGTCATCATGCTGATATTGAGCGCTATCGTTATAAGCCTGTTGAACAAATCGTTTTTGAAGCTAAAAATGCTGCCAACAATGGTGCTATTGGTTTTTGTCTTGTAACCTCAGGCTTAGGACTGGACGATAAAAAGCTAGCTTTTGTTTGCGAAGCTGCACGCGCAGTACGCTCAGAGCTTCCTGAGTTTAACTTGATTGCGTGTAATGGCATTGCGAGTGTTGACCAACTCAAAACGCTTAAAGCGGCAGGCATCAACTCTTACAATCACAATTTAGAGAGTGCCCAAAGCTTTTATAACAAAATCTGTACCACTCATTCATGGGAAGCACGCTACCAAACCTGTCTTAATGTGAAAGAAGCGGGACTTTCTTTATGCAGTGGTGGTATTTTTGGGCTTGGAGAGAGCAAAGAAGAGCGAACATCTTTTATAGAAAGTGTAAAATCTCTAACTCCAGACACAATGCCTCTTAATTTTTACATTCAAAATCCCGCACTTCCACTCAAAGCTGCACCCTTAAGTGAAGAAGAAGCTCTTGCTATTATTACGGAAGTAAGAGCAGCCCTTCCACAGACTAGACTGATGGTAGCTGGTGGACGTGAAACGACTTTTACAAGCCCTAACTGCGATATTTTCAAAGCAGGTGCTGATGCTATCGTTATTGGTGATTATCT
- the topA gene encoding type I DNA topoisomerase encodes MKNLIIVESPTKAKTIKNFLGKNYTVVASKGHIRDLPKSSFGIKIDNQTFIPEYRIPKDHASVVKEIKDLAKNADQVYIATDEDREGEAIGFHIATAIGKDPQSLPRIVFHEITKNAITHALENPRVLDVSSINAQQARRLLDRIVGYKLSPLLSSKIQKGLSAGRVQSSTLKIVVDREKEIRAFKEEEFWSIDALFNKTIEASLVEFEGEKIEKMTISNSERAHTIKDKLLKEAFKVALLEKKERESSPSPAFMTSTLQQSASSALGYSPKKTMMIAQTLYEGVKTHQGVMGVITYMRTDSLNISKEAIEAARDQIKKHYGDAYLPEKPRFYANKSKSAQEAHEAIRPTILEFTPHIAKEFLKPDELKLYTLIYNRFLASQMNNARFESQTLMFESNSGKFKASGRKLLFDGFYKVYGDNDKDKLLPDLALGQEVKLTKIDANQHFTEPPSRYSEASLIKKLESLGIGRPSTYAPTISVLTARDYITIEKKQLIPSEIAFSVTELLEKHFPQIVDSSFTSTMEETLDLIAEDKEDWQTTLWNFYEPFEQQVSAGKTNIESQKVVVFTGEMCPDCGKELVRRKGRFGEFIACSTYPTCKYTQNLKKVTESAPKEKITLAVPCPECGGSILERSSRRGKFFGCGNYPKCKFISNHEPTDKKCSECGYIMAKRELRKKEIYECIKCKHKEEA; translated from the coding sequence TTGAAAAATCTCATTATTGTCGAATCCCCGACTAAAGCAAAAACGATTAAGAATTTTTTAGGTAAAAACTATACTGTTGTCGCTTCAAAAGGACATATACGTGATCTTCCAAAAAGTAGTTTTGGCATCAAAATAGATAACCAAACTTTTATACCAGAGTATCGCATCCCAAAAGATCATGCCAGCGTAGTCAAAGAAATCAAAGATTTAGCAAAAAATGCTGATCAAGTCTATATCGCGACCGATGAGGATCGTGAAGGTGAGGCTATTGGTTTTCATATTGCTACAGCCATTGGGAAAGATCCCCAATCGCTTCCGCGTATCGTTTTTCATGAAATTACCAAAAATGCGATCACGCATGCCCTTGAGAACCCTCGAGTTCTGGATGTAAGCAGCATCAATGCCCAACAAGCACGTCGTTTGCTTGACCGTATTGTAGGCTATAAACTCTCACCTCTGCTCTCGTCAAAAATCCAAAAAGGGCTTAGTGCAGGACGCGTTCAGTCATCCACGCTCAAAATTGTCGTTGATCGCGAAAAAGAGATAAGAGCCTTTAAAGAAGAGGAGTTCTGGAGTATCGACGCACTTTTTAATAAAACCATTGAAGCCTCTTTGGTAGAATTTGAAGGCGAAAAAATTGAAAAAATGACGATCTCAAATAGTGAGCGAGCGCATACGATCAAAGATAAACTTTTGAAGGAAGCTTTTAAAGTAGCGCTTTTGGAGAAAAAAGAGAGAGAAAGTTCTCCAAGCCCCGCTTTTATGACGTCAACACTTCAGCAAAGTGCTTCAAGTGCATTGGGTTATTCTCCTAAAAAAACAATGATGATCGCGCAAACCCTTTACGAAGGTGTGAAAACACATCAAGGTGTCATGGGTGTCATTACCTATATGAGAACAGACTCTTTAAATATCTCAAAAGAGGCCATTGAAGCAGCACGTGATCAAATTAAAAAACATTATGGCGATGCTTATCTGCCTGAAAAACCACGTTTTTATGCCAATAAAAGTAAAAGTGCCCAAGAAGCGCACGAAGCGATTCGCCCTACCATACTAGAGTTTACACCCCATATTGCTAAAGAGTTCCTCAAACCGGATGAACTTAAACTCTATACATTGATTTATAATCGCTTTTTAGCGTCTCAAATGAACAATGCGCGTTTTGAATCCCAAACGCTTATGTTTGAAAGCAATAGCGGTAAGTTTAAAGCAAGCGGTCGCAAACTCCTTTTTGATGGTTTTTATAAAGTCTATGGCGACAATGACAAAGATAAACTCTTACCAGATCTAGCACTTGGTCAAGAGGTAAAACTAACCAAAATTGACGCAAACCAACACTTTACAGAACCGCCATCACGCTATTCAGAAGCTAGTCTCATTAAAAAATTGGAAAGTTTAGGTATTGGTCGTCCATCAACGTATGCACCAACTATTTCGGTATTAACTGCACGCGATTACATCACGATTGAAAAAAAGCAACTTATCCCAAGTGAAATAGCGTTTAGTGTCACCGAACTTTTAGAAAAACACTTTCCTCAAATTGTTGACTCCTCTTTTACCTCCACGATGGAAGAAACTCTGGACTTAATTGCGGAAGATAAAGAAGATTGGCAAACAACCTTATGGAATTTTTACGAGCCATTCGAGCAACAAGTTAGTGCTGGCAAAACGAATATTGAAAGTCAAAAAGTCGTCGTTTTTACTGGTGAAATGTGCCCAGACTGTGGGAAAGAGCTTGTTAGACGCAAAGGTCGTTTTGGTGAATTTATTGCATGCAGTACTTACCCTACATGTAAATACACTCAAAATCTCAAAAAAGTAACCGAAAGCGCACCCAAAGAGAAAATTACCTTAGCTGTTCCGTGCCCAGAATGCGGCGGTTCAATCTTAGAGCGTAGCTCGCGCAGAGGAAAATTCTTTGGTTGTGGAAACTATCCAAAATGTAAATTTATCTCTAATCACGAACCAACCGATAAAAAATGTTCAGAATGTGGTTATATCATGGCAAAACGTGAACTTCGTAAAAAAGAGATCTACGAATGCATCAAGTGCAAACACAAAGAGGAAGCCTAA
- a CDS encoding flagellin: MGFRINTNVASLTAQTSAAINNRNLDNSLSKLSSGLRINKAADDASGLAIANSLRAQASSLGQAISNGNDAIGLIQTADGALSEYSNILDTIKTKSVQAASDGQNATSRLAIQKDINRLLENLNNIAKTTSFNGQKLLSGTFTNKEFQVGANANETIKTSIASAETSQIGQTSRTTLSVAQLGENKLTLKSALSGTEIALESVNLQMNNDPANGMGALADIINKHSAETGITAKAVVSTTTKSAIAAGTTGTDFAINGVNIGAINVTANDSQSTLLTAINNKATETGVTATKTADGKITLATSDGRAISVTGDVAGVMGSSADEMTTIGHLEVVQAGSSTFQITGSPMGTAVGEDMTITGTMTAVQDSTIAVGSTIISDSVLAAGSKLGMAITATVAMESASSTKDGTLTVGSVIGSGAKLEHGTTLGTTITTRATTTLTADMLVKAGSTLGVGTVFDAGTVLQQDLSVSGVSYKAGTTLTVDVTLATATTLSKDMIITIDKQNQNAAIGASSTLVAGTVLGEDLVTTGSATVATEMVVKAGTSLVSGSTIAAGSIMGDNITVSGDRTTTEQTDLKVGSTLGSGSILKENSTIGGQIQLRAAVTLNQDTVIKAGSVLNTGTVLKAGTVINQDMTDAQVGGGAGSGLKAGTVLGTDVTLTDQVYVSKDFNMIKGTSGTNASLAIGSKLAANGGGQNSVELGTTEFSNLSKIDVTTLDGAMKAIDTVSAAMTNLDTIRSDLGSVQNQITSTINNISVTQVNVKSAESGIRDVDFAAESANFSKFNILAQSGSYAMSQANSVQQNVLKLLQ; this comes from the coding sequence ATGGGTTTCCGTATTAACACAAACGTTGCGTCACTTACTGCACAAACAAGTGCTGCAATCAACAACAGAAACTTGGACAATTCACTCTCTAAATTGTCCTCAGGTCTTCGTATCAACAAAGCAGCAGATGATGCTTCAGGTCTTGCAATTGCAAACTCTCTTCGTGCGCAAGCAAGTTCACTTGGTCAAGCTATCTCTAATGGTAACGATGCGATCGGTTTGATCCAGACTGCCGATGGTGCGCTTAGCGAGTACTCAAACATTCTTGATACTATCAAGACTAAATCTGTACAAGCAGCATCTGATGGTCAAAATGCTACTTCTCGTTTGGCAATTCAAAAAGACATCAACCGTCTACTTGAGAACTTGAACAATATTGCTAAAACAACATCGTTCAACGGTCAAAAACTACTTTCTGGTACATTTACCAATAAAGAGTTCCAAGTTGGTGCAAATGCAAATGAGACAATTAAAACTTCTATCGCTTCTGCTGAGACAAGCCAAATTGGTCAAACAAGCCGTACTACATTAAGTGTTGCACAGCTTGGAGAAAACAAATTAACACTAAAAAGTGCTCTTAGCGGTACTGAAATCGCTCTAGAGTCTGTTAATTTGCAAATGAACAATGATCCTGCTAATGGTATGGGTGCGCTTGCAGATATTATTAACAAACACAGTGCTGAAACAGGTATTACTGCAAAAGCAGTTGTTTCAACAACGACTAAATCTGCAATTGCTGCTGGAACAACAGGAACTGACTTTGCTATCAATGGTGTCAATATTGGTGCTATCAATGTTACAGCAAATGACAGCCAATCAACATTGTTAACTGCAATTAACAACAAAGCAACTGAGACAGGTGTTACTGCAACCAAAACAGCTGATGGTAAAATTACATTAGCAACAAGTGATGGTCGTGCTATCAGTGTTACAGGTGATGTTGCTGGCGTTATGGGCAGTTCTGCAGATGAGATGACTACAATTGGTCACCTTGAAGTTGTTCAAGCTGGTTCTTCAACATTCCAAATCACTGGTTCACCTATGGGTACAGCGGTTGGTGAAGATATGACTATAACTGGTACTATGACAGCAGTTCAAGATTCAACAATTGCTGTAGGAAGTACTATTATTTCTGACAGTGTACTTGCTGCTGGTAGCAAACTTGGTATGGCTATTACTGCAACTGTTGCAATGGAATCTGCATCATCAACTAAAGATGGTACATTAACCGTTGGTTCTGTTATTGGTTCAGGTGCTAAATTAGAGCACGGTACAACTCTTGGAACAACTATTACAACAAGAGCAACTACAACTCTTACTGCTGATATGCTTGTTAAAGCAGGTTCAACGCTTGGTGTTGGTACTGTATTTGATGCAGGTACTGTACTCCAACAAGACCTCTCTGTTTCTGGTGTTTCTTATAAAGCAGGAACAACATTAACTGTTGACGTAACATTGGCTACAGCAACTACCTTGTCAAAAGATATGATTATTACCATTGATAAACAAAACCAAAATGCTGCAATCGGTGCTTCTAGTACACTTGTAGCAGGTACTGTTCTTGGTGAAGATCTTGTAACAACTGGCTCTGCAACCGTTGCAACAGAGATGGTTGTTAAAGCAGGTACATCACTTGTATCAGGATCAACTATCGCTGCTGGTAGTATCATGGGTGATAACATTACTGTAAGTGGTGATAGAACTACAACAGAACAGACTGACCTAAAAGTGGGCTCAACTCTTGGTAGTGGATCAATTCTTAAAGAGAATTCAACTATTGGTGGTCAAATCCAACTTCGTGCAGCTGTTACACTTAACCAAGATACCGTTATCAAAGCAGGTTCCGTTCTTAATACTGGTACTGTTCTTAAAGCAGGTACTGTTATTAACCAAGATATGACAGATGCTCAAGTCGGTGGTGGTGCAGGTTCAGGATTAAAAGCAGGTACAGTTCTTGGAACTGATGTAACATTAACAGATCAAGTGTATGTAAGCAAAGATTTCAATATGATCAAAGGTACTTCTGGTACTAATGCATCTCTTGCAATTGGATCTAAACTTGCTGCAAATGGTGGCGGTCAAAATAGCGTCGAATTGGGAACAACAGAATTCTCAAATCTATCTAAAATTGATGTTACAACACTTGATGGCGCTATGAAAGCAATTGATACTGTAAGTGCTGCGATGACAAACCTTGATACTATTCGTTCAGATTTAGGTTCTGTTCAAAATCAAATCACTTCAACAATCAATAACATCTCTGTAACTCAAGTAAACGTTAAGAGTGCTGAGTCTGGTATTCGTGATGTTGACTTTGCTGCAGAATCAGCTAACTTTTCTAAATTTAACATTCTTGCTCAGTCAGGAAGTTATGCAATGAGTCAAGCTAACTCTGTTCAACAAAACGTACTTAAACTACTTCAGTAG
- a CDS encoding motility associated factor glycosyltransferase family protein, translated as MNDITTNALNTFNKNLKFLEENHKPIFEKISLLNQLIDEGHYSEHYALEYKEEGYFDILELSSNEFLYKSNSLEAAKRMVDAIDFKRTGAVFKAQKYVFASEEQADRIDKSELAFHNSLWGTIKIINYVSKYATPETFMNRVHKIIFLGIGLGLHLLKIAEKLNPQVIFIKEKNLETFRLSLFVTDYAELAQGRFLHFSLTDDDNEERENFLEFLNRGNNYNLHLKHIPFTTDYQLELQRLQSHVLSQSYINYGYSAMLFRFVSSPRYLARGYSFLNVNKVYTDNIFTNKPVLLLFSGPSTSKNIDWVVENRDRFIIVSALSTCRLLKRFGITPDIIIHIDPGENTSLLFEDLDSDYFKNSTILLASNVDEATLQRFDRNHVHFIEQGTFYKKGFGRFSAPSVGEYTYGLFLIMGATEIFMLGVDLALNPDTMQSHGDFHPFQVTGEHNEHSASLDPNASITYVKGNLCETIPTLSAYKISIEQVAIFTEMLKREYHHVHNLSNGAYLEGCDPLRFGDYDWKALPVLDRDYLREGIEKFFKSIGSDDFNEGDKGQIAYQIKEAKKLEKIIKQHQKKKFAHADAYLQTLAKLSWDLSDMEYKTRSDLAQVYYEYFSIVMSYIFDLFNTKDLPNLNKHVTNIDALLVRQLLKMSQVYISKLESYLK; from the coding sequence ATGAATGATATTACAACGAATGCACTCAATACATTTAATAAAAACTTGAAATTTCTCGAAGAAAATCATAAACCTATTTTTGAAAAAATCTCACTGCTCAACCAACTCATTGATGAGGGACACTATAGTGAGCATTATGCCCTAGAGTACAAAGAAGAAGGCTATTTTGATATTTTAGAACTTTCTAGCAATGAATTTTTGTATAAAAGCAACAGCCTTGAAGCAGCCAAGCGTATGGTTGATGCTATTGATTTCAAGCGTACAGGAGCTGTTTTTAAAGCACAAAAATATGTTTTTGCATCCGAGGAGCAAGCCGATCGCATTGATAAAAGCGAGCTCGCTTTCCACAATTCACTTTGGGGAACGATTAAAATCATTAATTATGTCAGCAAATATGCCACCCCTGAAACTTTTATGAATCGTGTTCATAAAATTATCTTTTTAGGCATAGGCTTAGGATTGCATCTTTTAAAAATAGCCGAAAAGCTCAACCCTCAAGTTATTTTCATCAAAGAAAAAAATCTTGAAACTTTTCGCCTCTCTTTATTTGTGACGGATTATGCAGAGCTTGCACAAGGTCGTTTTCTCCACTTTTCGCTCACCGATGATGACAATGAAGAGAGAGAAAACTTTTTAGAATTTTTAAATAGAGGCAATAACTATAATCTCCATTTGAAACACATACCATTTACAACAGATTATCAACTAGAACTTCAGCGTCTCCAATCACATGTTCTTTCTCAAAGTTACATAAACTATGGATACAGTGCTATGTTGTTTCGTTTTGTCAGCTCACCTCGCTATTTAGCGCGTGGCTACTCTTTTTTAAATGTGAATAAAGTCTATACCGACAATATCTTTACTAACAAACCTGTACTGCTTCTTTTTTCAGGTCCATCAACGTCTAAAAATATTGATTGGGTTGTGGAAAATCGTGATCGTTTCATCATCGTCTCTGCACTTTCAACGTGCCGATTGCTGAAACGCTTTGGTATCACGCCAGATATTATTATCCATATTGATCCAGGCGAAAACACCTCCTTACTTTTTGAAGATTTAGACTCTGATTATTTCAAAAACTCAACAATCCTTCTAGCCTCCAATGTTGATGAAGCAACACTTCAAAGATTTGATCGCAATCACGTTCATTTTATAGAACAAGGAACATTTTATAAAAAAGGGTTTGGAAGATTCTCAGCACCTAGTGTAGGCGAATATACGTATGGTCTATTCCTCATTATGGGAGCAACCGAGATCTTTATGCTAGGGGTAGATTTAGCCCTTAATCCTGATACGATGCAATCACACGGTGACTTTCACCCATTCCAAGTCACTGGTGAACATAACGAGCACAGCGCATCACTTGACCCAAATGCCTCTATCACGTATGTGAAAGGTAACCTATGCGAAACCATTCCTACTCTCTCTGCTTATAAGATATCGATTGAGCAAGTTGCTATTTTTACGGAAATGCTTAAGCGTGAATATCATCATGTCCATAATCTCAGTAATGGTGCTTATTTGGAAGGATGTGATCCACTTCGTTTTGGTGATTATGATTGGAAAGCACTCCCTGTGCTTGATAGAGACTATCTACGAGAAGGTATAGAGAAGTTTTTCAAAAGTATAGGCTCTGACGATTTTAATGAAGGCGACAAAGGTCAAATCGCTTACCAAATCAAAGAAGCAAAAAAGCTTGAAAAAATTATTAAACAGCACCAAAAGAAAAAATTTGCTCATGCAGATGCTTATCTACAAACGCTTGCAAAGCTCTCATGGGATTTAAGTGATATGGAGTATAAAACTCGCTCAGACCTGGCACAAGTTTACTATGAATATTTTTCTATTGTTATGAGTTATATCTTCGATCTTTTCAATACAAAAGATCTTCCTAACCTCAATAAGCATGTCACAAATATTGATGCTCTGCTAGTAAGACAACTTTTAAAAATGTCGCAGGTGTATATTTCAAAGCTTGAAAGTTATTTGAAGTAA
- the hisF gene encoding imidazole glycerol phosphate synthase subunit HisF has protein sequence MLKHRLIPCVLLKDWQLVKSIQFGSFRTIGHPTATVRVYNARNVDELIVLDIDASLNNEPINTEIITDMANECFMPLTIGGGIKTIEDVYTVLGAGADKVSINSEAIKRPSFIKEIATIFGSQCVVCSIDIKKVDGKYRVFTKKEGLLDIDPIELAKEYEAQGAGEILLTSIDQEGTTLGYDTELLKLFANTLHIPIIINGGMGKPEHGVEALQNGADALAAAFIFHFTQYTPQMIKEELSHHHYPVRLL, from the coding sequence ATGCTAAAACATCGCCTTATTCCTTGTGTACTACTCAAAGACTGGCAACTCGTTAAAAGTATCCAGTTTGGTTCTTTTCGGACCATCGGTCATCCTACCGCAACTGTGCGCGTTTACAATGCTCGTAATGTTGATGAACTCATTGTTTTAGATATTGATGCGAGTTTAAACAATGAACCTATCAATACCGAGATCATCACCGATATGGCCAATGAGTGCTTTATGCCCCTTACCATCGGTGGCGGTATCAAAACGATAGAAGATGTCTATACCGTATTAGGAGCTGGAGCTGACAAAGTTTCTATCAACTCTGAAGCGATTAAACGACCTTCATTCATCAAAGAGATCGCCACCATTTTTGGCTCGCAATGTGTTGTTTGCTCTATCGACATTAAAAAAGTGGATGGAAAGTACAGAGTCTTCACTAAAAAAGAGGGGTTACTTGACATCGACCCGATTGAACTTGCCAAAGAGTACGAAGCGCAGGGTGCTGGAGAGATTTTGCTCACTTCCATTGACCAAGAAGGAACAACACTGGGCTATGATACTGAGCTTTTAAAACTCTTTGCCAATACACTGCATATTCCTATTATCATCAATGGCGGTATGGGCAAGCCTGAACATGGTGTCGAAGCTTTACAAAATGGGGCAGATGCACTCGCAGCAGCCTTTATTTTCCACTTTACACAATACACACCCCAAATGATCAAAGAAGAACTTTCTCACCATCACTACCCTGTTAGACTACTATAA
- the hisH gene encoding imidazole glycerol phosphate synthase subunit HisH, producing MSANIVIIDYGMGNLRSVQKAFEKVGFTATITRDHALIKEATHIVLPGVGAFGDAMKNLNSLGLSDLLHVEILEHKKLFLGICLGMQLIAEESYEFGEHQGLGWIEDAKVVRFEESSLKIPHVGWNEMNFHNPSVLFKNIPDHSNFYFVHSYYFEAPSTYAIGYCDYGHSFVCAIQKENIFATQFHPEKSQTHGLQIIKNFANLTKESLC from the coding sequence TTGTCCGCTAACATCGTCATTATTGATTATGGTATGGGAAATCTTCGTTCGGTGCAAAAAGCCTTTGAAAAAGTAGGCTTCACCGCTACCATTACTCGTGACCATGCCCTCATTAAAGAAGCTACTCACATCGTTTTACCCGGTGTCGGAGCTTTTGGGGATGCGATGAAAAACCTCAATAGTTTGGGCTTGAGTGACCTTTTACATGTAGAGATACTTGAGCATAAAAAACTCTTTTTAGGTATCTGTCTTGGCATGCAACTCATTGCTGAAGAAAGCTATGAATTTGGCGAGCACCAAGGACTAGGCTGGATAGAAGATGCGAAAGTTGTACGCTTTGAAGAAAGCTCTTTAAAAATTCCTCATGTAGGCTGGAATGAGATGAACTTTCACAATCCGAGCGTTTTATTTAAAAATATTCCCGACCATAGCAACTTTTACTTTGTACACTCTTACTATTTTGAAGCACCTTCAACGTATGCCATAGGCTATTGTGACTATGGTCACTCTTTTGTCTGTGCCATCCAAAAAGAGAATATCTTTGCAACCCAATTTCATCCTGAAAAAAGTCAAACGCACGGACTTCAAATTATCAAAAACTTTGCAAACTTAACCAAGGAATCGCTATGCTAA
- the pseA gene encoding pseudaminic acid biosynthesis protein PseA translates to MRFCTKCVMPDTKPDLHFDEHGVCDACRSQKAKDFDIDWEARKQEFLEVVKKHKKNKYYDCIIGVSGGKDSTFQVLSVLEMGLNPLCVCFEPTIPTEVGRQNLANLNQLGVDLIHIKRNPKIYKSMIKEAIKRVGDCEWPNHLGIFTTPAHIAVNFNIPLLIWGENSELEYGGPAASKDNACLDRKWLEEFGGLLGNRATDMLGVDGISEKDLALYFYPEDEDVQRVGVTGLFLGYYIKWDLRKILSSAQKSGFSVSDRRVETTYENFENLDCYSNHVHDYLKYVKYGFGRASDNACLDVRLGYISREQAVRLVTKYDGIPPMKAINEFLKYTGFTREEFDAIVDSFTNKKIFQRDANGKFIKDIDGSLVRKEEYIVR, encoded by the coding sequence ATGAGATTTTGTACCAAATGTGTGATGCCTGACACGAAACCTGATTTGCATTTTGATGAGCATGGTGTCTGTGATGCGTGCAGGTCACAAAAGGCTAAAGATTTTGATATTGACTGGGAAGCTCGCAAACAAGAGTTTTTAGAGGTCGTCAAAAAGCATAAAAAAAACAAATACTACGACTGCATCATCGGTGTCAGCGGAGGAAAAGACTCTACTTTCCAAGTGCTGAGTGTCCTTGAGATGGGACTTAACCCACTGTGTGTCTGTTTTGAGCCGACCATTCCTACCGAAGTGGGTCGTCAAAATCTTGCAAACCTCAACCAATTGGGTGTCGATTTGATTCACATTAAACGCAATCCTAAAATCTATAAATCGATGATCAAAGAGGCGATCAAACGTGTGGGAGATTGTGAGTGGCCAAACCATTTGGGCATTTTTACCACCCCTGCGCACATTGCGGTCAACTTTAACATTCCTCTTCTCATTTGGGGTGAAAACTCTGAACTCGAATACGGTGGACCCGCGGCGAGTAAAGACAATGCCTGCTTAGATCGTAAATGGCTTGAAGAGTTTGGTGGACTTTTGGGGAACCGTGCGACTGACATGCTTGGCGTGGACGGCATTAGCGAGAAAGATTTGGCACTCTACTTCTACCCAGAAGATGAAGATGTTCAAAGAGTGGGCGTTACAGGGCTTTTCTTGGGCTATTACATCAAGTGGGATTTACGAAAGATTTTAAGCAGTGCTCAAAAAAGCGGTTTTAGCGTTTCAGACAGACGTGTTGAAACCACCTATGAAAATTTTGAAAACCTAGATTGCTACAGTAACCATGTCCATGACTACCTCAAATACGTCAAATACGGTTTTGGTAGAGCCAGTGACAATGCTTGTTTAGACGTTCGTTTAGGCTATATTAGCCGTGAACAAGCCGTGCGTTTGGTGACTAAATACGATGGCATTCCTCCAATGAAAGCGATCAATGAATTTTTAAAATACACAGGCTTTACACGCGAGGAATTTGACGCTATCGTAGACTCGTTTACCAATAAAAAAATCTTCCAAAGAGATGCCAATGGCAAATTTATCAAAGATATAGACGGTTCATTGGTACGAAAAGAGGAATACATTGTCCGCTAA
- a CDS encoding class I SAM-dependent methyltransferase, which translates to MSSRAPKEIHEERLKMHNANVANRVQYFDPKTGSFYENLLEDRPCPTCKTNHEQFLFFKDGGRYVKCTECDIVYLNPVFKDENLEKYYRTNHDLQSEIVANDGDFYTNIYSKGLRAIERVAPKGNILDIGCSAGIFLDLAKEAGWKTFGVELNEREASYATAKGHTIYNKFLNEVTFEAPLEAICLWDVFEHLKDGEVYLKDMKALLSEKGVVFLQIPSSDSLAAKMLREKCNMYDGIEHVNLYSYKSIEKLALKCGFEIESCETVIGEIGVMNNYLNYDDPYFGNSTNTKTFLGGLDEKWLHDQKMGYKMQLVLRKKG; encoded by the coding sequence ATGAGTTCAAGAGCACCTAAAGAAATACACGAAGAACGCCTCAAAATGCACAATGCCAATGTCGCAAACCGTGTGCAATACTTTGACCCAAAAACGGGCTCTTTTTATGAAAACCTTTTGGAAGATCGACCATGCCCTACATGTAAAACCAACCATGAACAATTTTTATTTTTCAAAGACGGTGGGCGCTATGTGAAATGTACCGAGTGTGATATTGTCTATCTCAATCCTGTGTTTAAAGATGAAAATTTAGAGAAGTACTACCGCACCAACCATGACTTGCAAAGTGAAATTGTTGCCAATGATGGGGATTTTTACACTAACATTTACAGCAAAGGGCTGCGCGCCATAGAGCGTGTTGCACCGAAGGGAAATATCCTTGATATTGGCTGTTCCGCGGGTATCTTTTTAGACCTTGCCAAAGAAGCTGGTTGGAAAACATTTGGCGTGGAACTCAACGAGCGAGAAGCATCGTATGCCACTGCCAAAGGTCATACCATTTACAATAAATTCCTTAATGAAGTCACTTTTGAAGCACCTTTAGAAGCCATTTGCTTATGGGATGTTTTTGAACACCTAAAAGACGGCGAAGTCTATCTCAAAGACATGAAAGCACTGTTAAGTGAAAAAGGTGTCGTCTTTTTACAAATTCCAAGCTCCGACTCACTTGCGGCTAAAATGCTTCGAGAAAAATGCAACATGTACGACGGTATAGAACATGTCAACTTGTACTCTTACAAATCAATTGAAAAACTAGCTTTAAAATGTGGTTTTGAAATCGAAAGTTGCGAGACCGTCATCGGCGAAATTGGCGTTATGAATAACTATCTGAATTACGATGACCCGTATTTTGGCAACAGCACCAACACCAAAACTTTCCTTGGAGGTCTGGATGAAAAATGGTTGCATGACCAAAAAATGGGCTATAAAATGCAACTGGTTCTAAGGAAAAAAGGATGA